The stretch of DNA tatacatatatatgatttGTTATATGTTAATGAGTAcaatttacatacatatattttctaattttaataattctctaataaatctctttctaattttaataattttgttagtaattttattgttctacttattttttaaaataagcaaaatagataattactttttttttaaatattaaaaattaaacgcgttaaaagtcaaatatatttgtgattGTTTTTCATAGGTCGTATCGCACAAAACTAGCAGATTCTTCTATAGACATGATATTGATGGATTGGTCTAACACACTACTAGCAGCAATCTAAATTTTGGTCTTtgttaattgagaaaaaagatCATATTTGCGAGCAGTAAAGTCTTAAATAATATGGcacaatattataatcttgTGACTAATGCTGGTGGTGCTTTGACATTTGAAGAAGTACCGAGAATCTGCACTGTAGATGGACAGCGGGTTCAGTTAGTtgttgaaaatgttaataacagCGGTAATGGTTCACAACAGCTTGTGACTTATACTGCTACACCACAAAACAGGCAGGCAATATTCTCCCCACAAACTATTAATTTAGGGAATCAAATAACTGCAACGCGATTGGAACAAGGGTAACTTGTACAGCATGCATTTCAATTTGAATGTatccaaaaaattatttttctaaactttCGATATTTTATGACAAGTAAAGAttcaagaatttaattaaacttataattttaagtttaatatttattttagaggAAATAGATGGAGTATTGGTATGTGATACACACATTAGTTGTGAGAAGTGAAtgttttaacagttttaaaataatattttagtgcaaacatttttatatcttaatttataaaatgtatatttcttaACCTTTCCATATAATAGGCCATACATTCtgattaaaatgtttgattCGTAAAAAGTATctcaattttatgaataacttAAACTTGAACTGGaagatttgattaaatttttgcatgtATTAATATCAGGAGTGCATAAAACACAGCAGAGATACATAATGATGCTTTTTAAAGATGCTTTTTAAAGTAGTCTTCTATCacgctatttttaaattaaattttaggtATGACTTCTTGAtaaagcattaaataaaatataattttaaacatctaaattttttgtgcgttttataaataattcaatatatattttttaaatatatagcaatatattaataattatttgataatattggatataaaaatgtaaatctaTTCATAGGATAACAAAACGTaccttaataatatttataagtaatataaaaaaattaaaaatttttatataacatatatataattatataatttttaaagtggaaaattttatataaaatcttttgtaCATGTGTGCCTCAATGATATCAaagctattttattataaatctgCCTACTAATGTATTGATTACGAGTGTATTGTACACGTAGGTAATAAATTGtatctgtataaaaaaatttatattaattttaaaaagtacatatatatataaactacatttaatagaatatgatgcatagaaattaaatataaaaatgttgaatatatatttttattgcagttatatttattttattttaaatttgagataTTACATCTATTTGCAcctatcaatttatattataagatttaaatacttttttgtttatctaaaatattgattattttaaaattaatatagagaTGACTAAAAgttattgtaatatgtaatacataaaaattgaatatttagataaattataaaataatatatgacgCATAATATACAATAGTTGATGCAATCCATCTTTAACATGTGTGGCCTATAAGcgatttcttattaaaattctaactCTATTCTAAATTTTCTGGTTTATTTCACATATCTTGTACATGTAGATTTGggtattctattaatatttctcgttgaattattaattttaaaaatttatatgtgcaTCCagaaatagtaataaaatttttaaaagtttttataccAATGCACCTCTCTTCCTCATTATCTTCATCTAATCActtatcataaataatgtctgaaataaaatggttttttatgtttgtatGATCTtagtgtattaatattttgtatgttcACAACTAACGTAACATATACTTgtggaataatatatttgtaatagtgcttattattttcaggcaaaatgttttcataatCAAAACAACAACTGATATAGCTACAACTCAaggaatattaaaatctaatacCTCGAATGCACatgttaatgaaaatattgtgaGCATTGTAGATAATATAGGTAATTATTAGCACTCAAACATGCTacattaatatgtttaataaaatatttaatctgttGCTAAACTGactgttaaatttattaaactgttGTTATACTTCAGCATTGTATAAATAACACTGGTAGCTGATATTTTTGCTACTTATGATCTTCTAaataaaccatttttttatagGTGCTAAGACAGAATGTAAGAACGAAGGACAACAAGTACAGtggataaaaatgcaaaacgcTAATTCTACTACATCAACAAAGCAAAGTACGTTGTTACAAGAGAAAAATCAGACTGCCATTTCAACTAGAagtaatatacaaaataatattacatcacCGGtgagtttatatattataataatttttaggcAAAATTTAAGTTtgtttttttgaattttataatctaaCAATGTCTGTTTTCAGTCAtctattaatgtaaattctgGATCATTTAATTCTGGACAAGCAGAAAAAAAACTATCTAAACCTTGTCAAAATAAAACTCGACCACTGACAAACAGTGTGAAAGTAGGTGTTACATCTCAGACTCCAGATGAAGTCAATGTAATAACTACAATGGAAAATCGAGTTCAAAATTCTAATATAGCACGCTCCAAATCTGGTATGTCCGTTTGCAGTAAAGTTATCGGTTCGCAGGAACAGAACATAACTATCAAGCCAATTAGTACTTCTTCGCATGTACGGCCTGTTGCCATAGTTCCTCCTGAAATCTGTAAAACGCCGGAAATTTCTAAAGCGCCGGTAAGATCTTCGGACATAAAGTATTTGACTGAGCAAATCAAGTACGCTAAACTTAAACAACTACAAAAACAGCATATTGAGAAACAAAGGTTTCAACAAAATAACGCACAACGACAACTTCCTAACGCTTCACAACAATCTGTTCAATCCTCACTGAGTAATACAACACGTCGCTCGGTAACCTCAAATTCTGTGCAACAAAGAGTGCAACAGCGAGTTTCGATATCTCCACAAAAACAACAAAAGTCATCTGCAGTAACGTCGCGTCTTTCCTCAACTGAACATAATACGCACGTTACTAGTACTAGTACGGAAGTCAATCCTGCGGAATGCGCGCAAGAAAAAGGAAATAGGACACAACAATCTCCATCACGATTAGAACAAAACAGTCCAAATGAGAGCATTGtttatttccaaaaagttATTCATGATCCAGCAAATACCAAAGTTAAACATCAAGTTAAAGGAAATACAGCGAAAATGTTAGTAATAACTATGAGAGAACAGAGATTAATTGGGTTTGATATACCAAATGAGGACTGTACTGTGCAAGACCTGTTAGATCAGGTACGTGCAGTCTTGGGTGAGGTACGTCTATGCagtgttaaaaatttgttaaaaaagtatatcaatataatcaaAAATCGAGTAAAAGATGATCGATAAATTGTTACGCAATTGAAAGAattcaagaataaaaatttcagaatatcatattaatgtatatttatcaaCATTTATATCTCAGATTAAAAGTTTTCTTGTACAATAAATcgcataaattaaataagtgTAATAATTTGGATACTACTTTGATGATCTATATGAATCTCAGAGTTATTGATATAATGATTAAGTAATAATGATCACAATTTTTGCGActgttttatacattttatatattgtaatatttataggTAAGCATTTCACTCAGCAGTAAAACAGTAGTCTCTTTGGTAAACGATTCTTCGCTAAATATAAACTACATAGTGGATGTCGGCACTGGAACACTTTCGGGATCTTTTGATAATAGTGATCATGGCGATTGTAATTCTCAGGAAAATATAAGCTCCACAGATAATTTATCTCAAAATACCAAGTAAGATATTCAAATTATCTCATATTTGTTGATAGCGTTTTTGAATGAACGGATTTTAATTCATCCCGGAGATGGTGCAACGACGTCATTAATCAATCTTGAGTCGATCAAAATCTGTTCactcaaaaatatattataattttatgtccaatcaataaagaatattacaatGATGATATTTTTAGTGCCTCAGACGAAAACAGTAATACTTCTCTATCAACTTCTGAGGTAAGTTTATAGATTtgttataaagaaattaaaataaaagaaggatATTGGCATAATTatgctattaattttttttaattttatctatacacgttacaaatatatctgaaatatcaaaatctaatttttctaaaatttgaaattttttctaaaattaatatttaattattaaaaaatatcgttataTTTTCAGTTCACTAATTTCtggcaataatttttctcactgtgccaatttctttgttttaatattaatgatgataataGATATTGTATTCGATTGATATATTGTATAGAAGTGTATAATACTAATCAATATGATTTTTGTCACAAGAAAATTAAGTGGTCTCTTTAGTGTATTTTTTACTCTAAATTCAAATATGCAATCAATTTGTTCTATCACCCAtagtttttctctctttctctctctatgtcagttatttctgatattacaatttcaacgtattttattatttttagtattttttttatagtaatgtTTGTATTTCTTGTGAATAATGTATGGACATTAAACACttgttataataatagcaAACATATATTCTCATTCGTCAATTAAAAAAGACCGTGCAACCTAAAATTCTGACATGTTGAGATACATTATGCAAttcttagtattattattatacagttaatattattattattataagagatttattttgtcaaaCTAAAATCATGTATTATTACTTAATAActttgatagaaaaaatttaaaaatatattagatttcagcataaaaagtttattagatTCATCCATTTAAGTTCTTGTGACAAAAAagagtttatttttgtttatttttgttaaccAGTGTAATTAGTAAATATTAGTGGATAtaacgaataaatatattatgatatatgaaaataataaagtgtGTGTGCAAGAGTGGAAACGTGAAAAtagataatacatataaaatgtaattaataattgtcaatccaaatatattgttatattgcTGCAACCGATAAGAATACTATACATTAAAGGAGTAGACGTTAATCACATGATTCAGAAGTATGCTACAAGTACGAAGTATACCATGTAATTTACTAGGAACCTATTTTGGTCAAGGGAATGCTTGCTCTGTGTTCTCACTGCGGCTACAGTTCACTCTACTTCAACCGATGTGAACgatgtaatacaaaattttctgAAGATGTGAAGTCGATACCCATAAGAGAAAGGAAGGAGACCGGGATGTCAGTCGATGTAAGGTTTTGACTGCGGTGCCAGAAGaccgatatatgtatattactacAATGCTCATCTGATATAATGATCGATTGTGTGACCAATGAATGGCTAACAAATTGAGATTGTTTgggatttttatattatacacattATAGTAACatagtctttttttaatatattaagtttaAAACGCTCTCATTTCAGCACAGTTACTAAGAAGTATGCTCCAtggaatttaataaagaaactaACTTCTTAGAGCTAAACACTATCTTATCTCATTGCCATATCATTACAGGTCATATTGAAAGCAGTTTACAACGATCATCTTAATGCATACCTTTATCTCAACAATTTCCTTCATCACTTTTTGCGCGATTTGTAGATATACAATTACAACTCTGTATCTTTACAGATGTTTTATAAGAAGAACAACGAACGAAACGCTGCAAAATTGGAGAAAATAGAACGAGATGGTCCTACATGCAAGCGGCCGAAAGGAAAGGGTAGAGCTTCAAAACCAAAGCCTATTCATAAAGAGCCAGGTATAATAACGtgttttatgagaaaaatatgtatgtgcaACATTAACAACTtaacattttatcattaatttttagaatgtcTGACAATATCGTCcgatgaagaagaagagggCAGGACTAAAAAAGTAGCATGCCTCAATAATAGTGTAGCTCCAGGCAATGCAAGTAACGCTTTACCAGAAGATATGGACACCATTTTAGATAAAGAACCAGTAATTACAAACACTTCTGTTTTTAGTTCATATAGCGATTTTTTGGCGAATATCGAAGAAAGTAGTAAAGGTAACGTATCAAAGAAAGACATATGGCTATCAACGATTAACTAATactataaaatagtataagtACAATAACgagataatattgtattttaggAATATGTGATAATCAGAGCTTTTTAGATAATGAACAATTACAACTAACACAGATTGCTATAGAATGTCGAACAGTCAGGATAggatcttataaatattatcctCGAGAAAAAGTAGTGATTACTTATAATGGTGTAAGATTTAGCGTACCTTTGTTAGAAGATGGTAAGTTGCCTTcactcattatttttatataggtTCTAAAGAAaagcttaaaatattaaaattaattaatattttaatattttacagttaCAAGTTTTGTTACTTTGGATGTCAAATATCAAGATATAGTTAAgttattaattcattatgGGAAAGGAATGCCAGTGCTATTCTTTTATACATCTACAAAAACAGGAGCCATGATACGTGAATTATTAGGAATGCAAGATCCAAAAGGACCGTATTACGATCCTGCCGGAAAAGGTATTTACTTGACGTATACGAaaacatctatatatatatatatatatatatatatatatataaaacatttacttttacaaacatttacaattattcttaacaatattatttaatttttaccaCAAACACATATGCCaagaaatgtcaaaatttttaatgaattgacaatattttatattttttttctagatcAAACACATAAACGTATTACGTTATTACCAGAAAAGTTACCAGATGATTCAAGagcaacattaaaattattatttgcccGAGGAGGTAAAATAGAAGAATTGAATCCTAAAGAGGCAAACGATATACTTATACGGGCATCGCCGAGGGATGTATGTATTTGATtagattacattttaattacatataatagcgtatgcgtatatatttttacatatttatttatatttctctataCAGAATCAGCAGTCGCAAGATGTTGTAAAAAAACAGGTTCAAGGATCAGTCATACCAAATTCGGTCGGTGTCACTGAATGCATACAAACGTAAGACTCTCATTTAACAATTGAACTTTTATCCTTggataatttaatgttatacaattatgtttaattatgtatcaaatatgtttaatataaaacctttaatttctttttacagaaTAACTGTATATCCACCACCTCCTGCAAAAGGAGGAATAGCCATCAACACTGAAGATTATTTATGTCTCGCCGAAGACCAATTTTTAAACGACGTGATTATagacttttatttaaagtatttaacCTTAGAGGTATTATCGGAGTCTGATCAACAAAGAACTCATGTGTTCAGTTCGTACTTTTACAAACGTTTGACCAGTCCGCATGCCCAAGCTGCCGAAAGTAATGTGCCAATGACACCTGCCGCCAAACGACACGCCAGAGTGCAGAAGTGGACGAAAAATGtcaatatatttgagaaagattttattattattcctaTTAACGAACAGTaagtgattttaaattaacagtAACGTAATATCTCatattgttttaatacaatttaataatattttttgtag from Linepithema humile isolate Giens D197 chromosome 2, Lhum_UNIL_v1.0, whole genome shotgun sequence encodes:
- the LOC105670771 gene encoding uncharacterized protein isoform X1 is translated as MAQYYNLVTNAGGALTFEEVPRICTVDGQRVQLVVENVNNSGNGSQQLVTYTATPQNRQAIFSPQTINLGNQITATRLEQGQNVFIIKTTTDIATTQGILKSNTSNAHVNENIVSIVDNIGAKTECKNEGQQVQWIKMQNANSTTSTKQSTLLQEKNQTAISTRSNIQNNITSPSSINVNSGSFNSGQAEKKLSKPCQNKTRPLTNSVKVGVTSQTPDEVNVITTMENRVQNSNIARSKSGMSVCSKVIGSQEQNITIKPISTSSHVRPVAIVPPEICKTPEISKAPVRSSDIKYLTEQIKYAKLKQLQKQHIEKQRFQQNNAQRQLPNASQQSVQSSLSNTTRRSVTSNSVQQRVQQRVSISPQKQQKSSAVTSRLSSTEHNTHVTSTSTEVNPAECAQEKGNRTQQSPSRLEQNSPNESIVYFQKVIHDPANTKVKHQVKGNTAKMLVITMREQRLIGFDIPNEDCTVQDLLDQVRAVLGEVSISLSSKTVVSLVNDSSLNINYIVDVGTGTLSGSFDNSDHGDCNSQENISSTDNLSQNTNASDENSNTSLSTSEEPILVKGMLALCSHCGYSSLYFNRCERCNTKFSEDVKSIPIRERKETGMSVDMFYKKNNERNAAKLEKIERDGPTCKRPKGKGRASKPKPIHKEPECLTISSDEEEEGRTKKVACLNNSVAPGNASNALPEDMDTILDKEPVITNTSVFSSYSDFLANIEESSKGICDNQSFLDNEQLQLTQIAIECRTVRIGSYKYYPREKVVITYNGVRFSVPLLEDVTSFVTLDVKYQDIVKLLIHYGKGMPVLFFYTSTKTGAMIRELLGMQDPKGPYYDPAGKDQTHKRITLLPEKLPDDSRATLKLLFARGGKIEELNPKEANDILIRASPRDNQQSQDVVKKQVQGSVIPNSVGVTECIQTITVYPPPPAKGGIAINTEDYLCLAEDQFLNDVIIDFYLKYLTLEVLSESDQQRTHVFSSYFYKRLTSPHAQAAESNVPMTPAAKRHARVQKWTKNVNIFEKDFIIIPINEHAHWFLAIICFPGLVGKISTCVTKTNENDVNKAAQKSKKLKELKAKAVTIGSTTITPVPTTITIDQLDDGSERDEAEGDDEEMEMYSEEEEEEDDQSEEKKNQVEVQVKVEPQKETVKMPCILIFDSLAGASRARVVATLRDYLSCEHLAKLGVEKTFSKDTIKGACPKVPQQSNFTDCGLYVLQYVESFFQDPIIDYTLPIKTLKTWFEEIIVTRKREELSQLLIKLMNSTKGDKTINLPTVNFPTQDGKLKPKSENNTDVKTAKPEAEIKRKASASLETETRIVSIVTENTEQNNEFGNRTYQFIPLSTSSNSTENNSTEMLAEQKPTRSSSETMSYLKAKRIPRLMSRTQNQDDSQSAKRHKGESVDSCK
- the LOC105670771 gene encoding uncharacterized protein isoform X2 translates to MAQYYNLVTNAGGALTFEEVPRICTVDGQRVQLVVENVNNSGNGSQQLVTYTATPQNRQAIFSPQTINLGNQITATRLEQGQNVFIIKTTTDIATTQGILKSNTSNAHVNENIVSIVDNIGAKTECKNEGQQVQWIKMQNANSTTSTKQSTLLQEKNQTAISTRSNIQNNITSPSSINVNSGSFNSGQAEKKLSKPCQNKTRPLTNSVKVGVTSQTPDEVNVITTMENRVQNSNIARSKSGMSVCSKVIGSQEQNITIKPISTSSHVRPVAIVPPEICKTPEISKAPVRSSDIKYLTEQIKYAKLKQLQKQHIEKQRFQQNNAQRQLPNASQQSVQSSLSNTTRRSVTSNSVQQRVQQRVSISPQKQQKSSAVTSRLSSTEHNTHVTSTSTEVNPAECAQEKGNRTQQSPSRLEQNSPNESIVYFQKVIHDPANTKVKHQVKGNTAKMLVITMREQRLIGFDIPNEDCTVQDLLDQVRAVLGEVSISLSSKTVVSLVNDSSLNINYIVDVGTGTLSGSFDNSDHGDCNSQENISSTDNLSQNTNASDENSNTSLSTSEGMLALCSHCGYSSLYFNRCERCNTKFSEDVKSIPIRERKETGMSVDMFYKKNNERNAAKLEKIERDGPTCKRPKGKGRASKPKPIHKEPECLTISSDEEEEGRTKKVACLNNSVAPGNASNALPEDMDTILDKEPVITNTSVFSSYSDFLANIEESSKGICDNQSFLDNEQLQLTQIAIECRTVRIGSYKYYPREKVVITYNGVRFSVPLLEDVTSFVTLDVKYQDIVKLLIHYGKGMPVLFFYTSTKTGAMIRELLGMQDPKGPYYDPAGKDQTHKRITLLPEKLPDDSRATLKLLFARGGKIEELNPKEANDILIRASPRDNQQSQDVVKKQVQGSVIPNSVGVTECIQTITVYPPPPAKGGIAINTEDYLCLAEDQFLNDVIIDFYLKYLTLEVLSESDQQRTHVFSSYFYKRLTSPHAQAAESNVPMTPAAKRHARVQKWTKNVNIFEKDFIIIPINEHAHWFLAIICFPGLVGKISTCVTKTNENDVNKAAQKSKKLKELKAKAVTIGSTTITPVPTTITIDQLDDGSERDEAEGDDEEMEMYSEEEEEEDDQSEEKKNQVEVQVKVEPQKETVKMPCILIFDSLAGASRARVVATLRDYLSCEHLAKLGVEKTFSKDTIKGACPKVPQQSNFTDCGLYVLQYVESFFQDPIIDYTLPIKTLKTWFEEIIVTRKREELSQLLIKLMNSTKGDKTINLPTVNFPTQDGKLKPKSENNTDVKTAKPEAEIKRKASASLETETRIVSIVTENTEQNNEFGNRTYQFIPLSTSSNSTENNSTEMLAEQKPTRSSSETMSYLKAKRIPRLMSRTQNQDDSQSAKRHKGESVDSCK
- the LOC105670771 gene encoding uncharacterized protein isoform X3; translation: MAQYYNLVTNAGGALTFEEVPRICTVDGQRVQLVVENVNNSGNGSQQLVTYTATPQNRQAIFSPQTINLGNQITATRLEQGQNVFIIKTTTDIATTQGILKSNTSNAHVNENIVSIVDNIGAKTECKNEGQQVQWIKMQNANSTTSTKQSTLLQEKNQTAISTRSNIQNNITSPSSINVNSGSFNSGQAEKKLSKPCQNKTRPLTNSVKVGVTSQTPDEVNVITTMENRVQNSNIARSKSGMSVCSKVIGSQEQNITIKPISTSSHVRPVAIVPPEICKTPEISKAPVRSSDIKYLTEQIKYAKLKQLQKQHIEKQRFQQNNAQRQLPNASQQSVQSSLSNTTRRSVTSNSVQQRVQQRVSISPQKQQKSSAVTSRLSSTEHNTHVTSTSTEVNPAECAQEKGNRTQQSPSRLEQNSPNESIVYFQKVIHDPANTKVKHQVKGNTAKMLVITMREQRLIGFDIPNEDCTVQDLLDQVSISLSSKTVVSLVNDSSLNINYIVDVGTGTLSGSFDNSDHGDCNSQENISSTDNLSQNTNASDENSNTSLSTSEEPILVKGMLALCSHCGYSSLYFNRCERCNTKFSEDVKSIPIRERKETGMSVDMFYKKNNERNAAKLEKIERDGPTCKRPKGKGRASKPKPIHKEPECLTISSDEEEEGRTKKVACLNNSVAPGNASNALPEDMDTILDKEPVITNTSVFSSYSDFLANIEESSKGICDNQSFLDNEQLQLTQIAIECRTVRIGSYKYYPREKVVITYNGVRFSVPLLEDVTSFVTLDVKYQDIVKLLIHYGKGMPVLFFYTSTKTGAMIRELLGMQDPKGPYYDPAGKDQTHKRITLLPEKLPDDSRATLKLLFARGGKIEELNPKEANDILIRASPRDNQQSQDVVKKQVQGSVIPNSVGVTECIQTITVYPPPPAKGGIAINTEDYLCLAEDQFLNDVIIDFYLKYLTLEVLSESDQQRTHVFSSYFYKRLTSPHAQAAESNVPMTPAAKRHARVQKWTKNVNIFEKDFIIIPINEHAHWFLAIICFPGLVGKISTCVTKTNENDVNKAAQKSKKLKELKAKAVTIGSTTITPVPTTITIDQLDDGSERDEAEGDDEEMEMYSEEEEEEDDQSEEKKNQVEVQVKVEPQKETVKMPCILIFDSLAGASRARVVATLRDYLSCEHLAKLGVEKTFSKDTIKGACPKVPQQSNFTDCGLYVLQYVESFFQDPIIDYTLPIKTLKTWFEEIIVTRKREELSQLLIKLMNSTKGDKTINLPTVNFPTQDGKLKPKSENNTDVKTAKPEAEIKRKASASLETETRIVSIVTENTEQNNEFGNRTYQFIPLSTSSNSTENNSTEMLAEQKPTRSSSETMSYLKAKRIPRLMSRTQNQDDSQSAKRHKGESVDSCK
- the LOC105670771 gene encoding uncharacterized protein isoform X5, whose protein sequence is MAQYYNLVTNAGGALTFEEVPRICTVDGQRVQLVVENVNNSGNGSQQLVTYTATPQNRQAIFSPQTINLGNQITATRLEQGQNVFIIKTTTDIATTQGILKSNTSNAHVNENIVSIVDNIGAKTECKNEGQQVQWIKMQNANSTTSTKQSTLLQEKNQTAISTRSNIQNNITSPSSINVNSGSFNSGQAEKKLSKPCQNKTRPLTNSVKVGVTSQTPDEVNVITTMENRVQNSNIARSKSGMSVCSKVIGSQEQNITIKPISTSSHVRPVAIVPPEICKTPEISKAPVRSSDIKYLTEQIKYAKLKQLQKQHIEKQRFQQNNAQRQLPNASQQSVQSSLSNTTRRSVTSNSVQQRVQQRVSISPQKQQKSSAVTSRLSSTEHNTHVTSTSTEVNPAECAQEKGNRTQQSPSRLEQNSPNESIVYFQKVIHDPANTKVKHQVKGNTAKMLVITMREQRLIGFDIPNEDCTVQDLLDQVRAVLGEVSISLSSKTVVSLVNDSSLNINYIVDVGTGTLSGSFDNSDHGDCNSQENISSTDNLSQNTNASDENSNTSLSTSEMFYKKNNERNAAKLEKIERDGPTCKRPKGKGRASKPKPIHKEPECLTISSDEEEEGRTKKVACLNNSVAPGNASNALPEDMDTILDKEPVITNTSVFSSYSDFLANIEESSKGICDNQSFLDNEQLQLTQIAIECRTVRIGSYKYYPREKVVITYNGVRFSVPLLEDVTSFVTLDVKYQDIVKLLIHYGKGMPVLFFYTSTKTGAMIRELLGMQDPKGPYYDPAGKDQTHKRITLLPEKLPDDSRATLKLLFARGGKIEELNPKEANDILIRASPRDNQQSQDVVKKQVQGSVIPNSVGVTECIQTITVYPPPPAKGGIAINTEDYLCLAEDQFLNDVIIDFYLKYLTLEVLSESDQQRTHVFSSYFYKRLTSPHAQAAESNVPMTPAAKRHARVQKWTKNVNIFEKDFIIIPINEHAHWFLAIICFPGLVGKISTCVTKTNENDVNKAAQKSKKLKELKAKAVTIGSTTITPVPTTITIDQLDDGSERDEAEGDDEEMEMYSEEEEEEDDQSEEKKNQVEVQVKVEPQKETVKMPCILIFDSLAGASRARVVATLRDYLSCEHLAKLGVEKTFSKDTIKGACPKVPQQSNFTDCGLYVLQYVESFFQDPIIDYTLPIKTLKTWFEEIIVTRKREELSQLLIKLMNSTKGDKTINLPTVNFPTQDGKLKPKSENNTDVKTAKPEAEIKRKASASLETETRIVSIVTENTEQNNEFGNRTYQFIPLSTSSNSTENNSTEMLAEQKPTRSSSETMSYLKAKRIPRLMSRTQNQDDSQSAKRHKGESVDSCK
- the LOC105670771 gene encoding uncharacterized protein isoform X4, with product MAQYYNLVTNAGGALTFEEVPRICTVDGQRVQLVVENVNNSGNGSQQLVTYTATPQNRQNVFIIKTTTDIATTQGILKSNTSNAHVNENIVSIVDNIGAKTECKNEGQQVQWIKMQNANSTTSTKQSTLLQEKNQTAISTRSNIQNNITSPSSINVNSGSFNSGQAEKKLSKPCQNKTRPLTNSVKVGVTSQTPDEVNVITTMENRVQNSNIARSKSGMSVCSKVIGSQEQNITIKPISTSSHVRPVAIVPPEICKTPEISKAPVRSSDIKYLTEQIKYAKLKQLQKQHIEKQRFQQNNAQRQLPNASQQSVQSSLSNTTRRSVTSNSVQQRVQQRVSISPQKQQKSSAVTSRLSSTEHNTHVTSTSTEVNPAECAQEKGNRTQQSPSRLEQNSPNESIVYFQKVIHDPANTKVKHQVKGNTAKMLVITMREQRLIGFDIPNEDCTVQDLLDQVRAVLGEVSISLSSKTVVSLVNDSSLNINYIVDVGTGTLSGSFDNSDHGDCNSQENISSTDNLSQNTNASDENSNTSLSTSEEPILVKGMLALCSHCGYSSLYFNRCERCNTKFSEDVKSIPIRERKETGMSVDMFYKKNNERNAAKLEKIERDGPTCKRPKGKGRASKPKPIHKEPECLTISSDEEEEGRTKKVACLNNSVAPGNASNALPEDMDTILDKEPVITNTSVFSSYSDFLANIEESSKGICDNQSFLDNEQLQLTQIAIECRTVRIGSYKYYPREKVVITYNGVRFSVPLLEDVTSFVTLDVKYQDIVKLLIHYGKGMPVLFFYTSTKTGAMIRELLGMQDPKGPYYDPAGKDQTHKRITLLPEKLPDDSRATLKLLFARGGKIEELNPKEANDILIRASPRDNQQSQDVVKKQVQGSVIPNSVGVTECIQTITVYPPPPAKGGIAINTEDYLCLAEDQFLNDVIIDFYLKYLTLEVLSESDQQRTHVFSSYFYKRLTSPHAQAAESNVPMTPAAKRHARVQKWTKNVNIFEKDFIIIPINEHAHWFLAIICFPGLVGKISTCVTKTNENDVNKAAQKSKKLKELKAKAVTIGSTTITPVPTTITIDQLDDGSERDEAEGDDEEMEMYSEEEEEEDDQSEEKKNQVEVQVKVEPQKETVKMPCILIFDSLAGASRARVVATLRDYLSCEHLAKLGVEKTFSKDTIKGACPKVPQQSNFTDCGLYVLQYVESFFQDPIIDYTLPIKTLKTWFEEIIVTRKREELSQLLIKLMNSTKGDKTINLPTVNFPTQDGKLKPKSENNTDVKTAKPEAEIKRKASASLETETRIVSIVTENTEQNNEFGNRTYQFIPLSTSSNSTENNSTEMLAEQKPTRSSSETMSYLKAKRIPRLMSRTQNQDDSQSAKRHKGESVDSCK